From Trichomycterus rosablanca isolate fTriRos1 chromosome 18, fTriRos1.hap1, whole genome shotgun sequence, the proteins below share one genomic window:
- the sh2d3ca gene encoding SH2 domain-containing protein 3C: MTERCSLWSALSAAACCFYRGSFMQFSKEKYLLESPPEKLRKELEEELKLSSSDLRSHGWYHGRIPREASVTLVLRSGDFLVRDSMANVGDYVVTCRWQQEVVHSRISKVLVKSAQTQVQFLLENETFDSLPTLIRHHAGTGRAVCSRTGAQLLCPVNRTLPIRYLEATFALTSSRSGSSHSPSTQRGAHIKRRSVTMTDGLTTERIIPHSPSTVHHKDAMRNCALSMDQIQEMRCPLSPVGETPLSPAYSAISRHRHGSGGRVLAVIPPSPVMRRSSEPRLSPSSSNNNLPCSDTAPGVHNYPSDGSEVSGSYCELRPGQPPTPPSKSYVERLRGEDCKPTGSTPHDGGESFSLPLMETGSCFRPGRYKSTLLPAENKPLEMGVLKRVKELLAEVDPKTAAKHITKADCMVARILGVSKEMQRMMGVGSGLELLTLPHGHQLRLDLLERFYTMSIMMAVDLLGCTGSTEERAALLYKTIQLAAELKSSMGNMFGFAAIMRALELPQISRLEQTWMTLRQRHTEGAILYEKKLKPFMNALNEGKERSVLSGTCFPHVVPVLSLLEKGVAVGEGPEPGDASECGVDVVMNHLEAARSIAHHASLYRTNTESKLQDFQEKDEVSEIFCTEFQMRLLWGSRGSEGSQSERYEKFDKVLTALSQKLEPSVRHSEL, translated from the exons TTCTCCAAGGAGAAGTATCTTCTGGAGTCTCCACCAGAGAAACTGCGGAAGGAGCTGGAGGAGGAGCTCAAACTCAGCAGCAGTGACCTGAGGAGCCATGGCTGGTACCATGGCCGCATCCcaagagag GCATCAGTGACACTGGTGTTACGGAGTGGGGATTTCCTGGTGCGGGACTCCATGGCCAATGTAGGAGACTACGTGGTCACCTGTCGCTGGCAGCAGGAAGTGGTGCACAGCCGCATCAGTAAGGTCCTGGTGAAGAGTGCACAGACGCAGGTCCAGTTCCTCCTGGAAAACGAGACCTTTGACTCGCTGCCCACTTTAATCCGGCACCATGCTGGCACCGGGCGGGCAGTGTGCTCGCGCACCGGTGCCCAACTTCTGTGCCCAGTAAACCGCACTCTACCCATCAGGTACCTGGAGGCCACGTTCGCCCTGACGAGTAGTAGGTCGGGGTCATCACATTCACCCTCTACGCAGCGGGGTGCACACATCAAGAGACGCAGTGTCACCATGACGGACGGGCTGACCACGGAGAGGATCATTCCACACAG tcccTCCACAGTTCACCACAAAGACGCCATGAGGAACTGTGCACTCAGTATGGACCAGATCCAGGAGATGCGATGTCCGCTTTCCCCTGTGGGGGAAACCCCACTGTCACCTGCCTACAGTGCCA TATCCCGACATAGACATGGCTCAGGTGGGCGTGTCTTGGCAGTCATTCCTCCCTCACCTGTGATGCGCCGCTCGAGCGAGCCCCGCCTCTCACCATCCTCCTCCAATAACAATCTTCCATGCTCAGACACGGCCCCCGGTGTACACAATTACCCATCAGATGGCTCGGAGGTGAGCGGCAGTTACTGTGAGCTGAGGCCAGGCCAGCCCCCTACTCCGCCCTCTAAGAGCTACGTGGAGAGACTAAGAGGGGAGGATTGTAAACCGACAGGCTCCACCCCACACGATGGAGGAGAGAGCTTCTCGTTACCGCTAATGGAGACCGGCTCCTGCTTCAGGCCCGGCCGATACAAGTCGACTCTGCTTCCGGCTGAGAATAAGCCTCTGGAGATGGGCGTGCTAAAGAGGGTGAAGGAGCTGCTGGCGGAGGTCGACCCCAAAACGGCGGCCAAACACATCACCAAAGCTGACTGCATG GTTGCTAGGATACTGGGCGTTTCCAAGGAGATGCAGAGGATGATGGGAGTGGGTTCGGGCCTGGAGTTGTTGACTCTACCACATGGCCATCAGCTGAGACTGGATCTACTCGAGAG GTTCTACACCATGTCCATAATGATGGCGGTGGACCTACTGGGTTGTACAGGCAGTACAGAGGAGAGAGCTGCCCTGCTCTATAAAACCATCCAGCTGGCGGCTGAGCTGAAAAGCTCCATGGGAAACATGTTTGGCTTTGCTGCTATTATGAGAGCGCTCGAACTTccgcag ATCTCACGGTTGGAGCAGACGTGGATGACACtgagacagagacacacagagggAGCCATCTTGTATGAGAAGAAGCTCAAACCATTTATGAATGCCTTAAATGAAGGCAAGG AGAGGTCTGTGCTGTCAGGTACATGTTTTCCCCATGTGGTGCCTGTGCTGTCTCTACTGGAGAAGGGTGTGGCAGTAGGGGAGGGTCCAGAACCCGGGGATGCATCGGAATGTGGAGTAGACGTGGTCATGAACCACCTAGAAGCAGCACGCAGCATTGCACATCACGCAAGCCTGTACCGCACCAACACTGAGAGCAAGCTACAAG ACTTCCAGGAGAAAGACGAGGTGTCGGAGATCTTCTGCACCGAGTTTCAGATGAGACTTCTGTGGGGAAGCCGAGGCTCGGAGGGGAGTCAGAGCGAACGCTACGAGAAGTTTGACAAAGTCCTCACAGCCCTCTCACAGAAACTAGAACCTTCTGTACGCCACAGCGAGTTATAA